Proteins from a genomic interval of Plasmodium reichenowi strain SY57 chromosome 11, whole genome shotgun sequence:
- a CDS encoding putative membrane protein (conserved Plasmodium membrane protein, unknown function) yields the protein MELNKNKVTFILGIVSSILLFVTAVMLNDIDFILGSHIFFGFLFTIYTIFAFLIPNTKNSRDFLLSYATSTACIFVISLIFNIVVTKYNVEANCRFSTNKCFPYILGTTSGFCSSALFLLTSILSFKLANVW from the coding sequence ATGGAATTAAATAAGAACAAAGTCACTTTTATACTTGGAATAGTTTCATCCATTTTACTATTTGTTACAGCAGTAATGCTTAATGATATCGATTTTATATTAGGTTCCCATATTTTTTTCggttttttatttactatatatacaatatttGCCTTTTTAATACCTAATACAAAGAATTCAAGAGATTTTCTTCTTTCGTATGCTACAAGTACCGCATgtatttttgtaatatccctcatatttaatattgtcgtaacaaaatataatgtagAAGCAAATTGTCGTTTTTCGACAAATAAATGTTTTCCATATATTCTGGGCACGACCAGTGGATTCTGTTCTTCAgctttatttttattaacatcaattttatcttttaaattaGCAAATGTATggtaa
- a CDS encoding RuvB-like helicase 2, putative yields MEINISNITNSSNNKKERVNIHSHIKGLGVNTNIYLHENEISLSDEKYSMFFDNSCGLVGQFKAREASLFLVDLIKQKKLAGKCILLAGPSGSGKSALAIGISREINRKMPFVFLSGSEVYSNEIKKTEVILEAFRKSIHIKIKEEKLVYEGEVVDMVVEENECLYSLNKAKQINAIIITLKTVKGSKTLRLAPKIHEQIAREKIKIGDVIYIETNTGHVKRLGRCNDYAKEYDIEFDEYVSLPKGEVHKKKEVVQQISLHDIDLANANPTVGEDLASVLNSYLRPKKTEITEKLRVEINKTVNKFLESGLAEIIPGVLYIDEAHMLDIECFSYLNRAIESPLAPILIMATNRGICTVKGTDNIEPHGIPVDLLDRLIIIKTFPYTLKEIVQILALRAQTEKINITEEGMNYLAKIGIQSSLRFAMLLLEPSRIIASLEGNTIIDIKHIEQADELFMDAKTSAHRVVDQSNKFVN; encoded by the coding sequence atggaaattaatatttcgaatataacaaattcgagtaataataaaaaggagAGAGTGAATATACACAGTCATATAAAAGGGTTAGGTgttaatacaaatatatatcttcatGAAAATGAGATAAGTTTAAGTGATGAGAAATATTCGATGTTCTTTGATAATAGTTGTGGATTAGTAGGTCAATTTAAAGCTAGAGAAGCTTCTTTATTTCTAGTTgatttaataaaacaaaagaaaTTAGCTGGTAAATGTATTCTATTAGCAGGACCTAGTGGTAGCGGTAAAAGTGCCCTAGCTATTGGTATAAGCAGAGAAATAAATAGAAAGATGCcctttgtttttttatcaGGATCAGAGGTATATAGTAATGAAATAAAGAAAACTGAAGTTATTCTTGAAGCATTTAGAAAaagtatacatataaaaattaaagaagaaaaattgGTTTACGAAGGAGAAGTTGTTGATATGGTTGttgaagaaaatgaatgcttatattctttaaataaagctaaacaaattaatgcaattattataacttTAAAAACTGTTAAAGGTTCTAAAACATTAAGATTAGCACCCAAAATACATGAACAAATAGCCagagaaaaaattaaaattggtgatgttatttatatagaaACTAATACCGGACATGTGAAAAGACTAGGAAGATGTAATGATTATGCAAAAGAATATGATATAGAATTTGATGAATATGTATCCTTACCAAAAGGAGAagtacataaaaaaaaagaagttGTTCAACAAATATCCTTACATGATATAGATTTAGCTAATGCAAACCCAACCGTTGGAGAAGACCTAGCATCTGTATTAAATTCTTATCTAAGACCTAAAAAAACAGAAATTACGGAAAAATTAAGAGtagaaattaataaaacTGTGAATAAATTTTTAGAATCTGGACTAGCCGAAATTATCCCAGGagttttatatattgatgAAGCTCATATGTTAGATATAGAATGTTTCTCATATCTTAATAGAGCAATCGAATCTCCTTTAGCACCTATTCTTATTATGGCAACAAACAGAGGTATATGCACCGTTAAAGGTACTGATAACATCGAACCTCATGGTATACCTGTAGATTTATTAGATAGacttattattattaaaactTTTCCTTATACATTAAAAGAAATTGTACAAATATTAGCTCTTAGGGCTCAAACAGAAAAAATCAATATTACTGAAGAAGGTATGAATTATCTAGCCAAAATCGGAATACAATCATCTCTACGATTTGCtatgttattattagaaCCATCAAGAATTATAGCTAGCTTAGAAGGAAACACAATTATTgatataaaacatatagAACAAGCAGATGAATTATTTATGGATGCAAAAACATCTGCTCATCGTGTGGTAGATCAGTCGAATAAATTTGTTAACTGA
- a CDS encoding apicoplast ribosomal protein S15 precursor, putative, translating into MKSIKSCVTCLLFFYIQIWSNCLFCYGYNINKNLGVNPFSLIRKKNLPQEKFKRQIIKVQNEGKENIFTQDGNTNTIKEDKTKQTKTNIDIKNKIEKEKIEINEILKKSENILLERSFSFHKEDITIKPELLKELITQKYRKIFQRHDKDCGSSEIQIIILTFKIFFLTEHMKKNKKDFACLRGLFKCVSKRRRLLVYLGKKDREMFEKITSYFNIKKPLLPRTPEYYNKDLKYIHFNNTKRFKNNAEKKKKDKLKKKKVQTDKILFGN; encoded by the exons atgaaaagCATAAAATCATGTGTAACTTgtttgttatttttttatatacaaatatggtctaattgtttattttgttatggatataatataa ATAAGAATTTGGGGGTGAATCCTTTTAGCcttataagaaaaaaaaacctTCCACAAGAAAAATTCAAAAGACAGATTATAAAAGTTCAAAATgaaggaaaagaaaatatttttacacAAGATGGAAATACAAATACTATCAAGGAGgataaaacaaaacaaacaaaaacgaatattgatataaaaaataaaatagagaaagaaaaaatagaaattaACGAAATTCTAAAGAAAAGTGAAAATATACTTTTAGAAAGGTCTTTCTCTTTTCACAAAGAGGACATAACTATTAAACCG GAACTACTAAAAGAGTTGATTACTCAGAAATATAggaaaatatttcaaaGACACGACAAAGATTGTGGGAGTAGCGAAATTCAAATTATCATTTTGACgtttaaaatttttttccttacagaacatatgaagaaaaataaaaag GATTTCGCTTGCTTGAGAGGACTATTCAAATGTGTTAGTAAACGAAGAAGATTATTAGTTTACCTAGGAAAGAAAGATAGAGAAATGTTTGAAAAAATTACTAgttattttaatattaaaaaacCTTTACTTCCTAGAACTCCagaatattataacaaggatttaaaatatattcattttaataataccaaaagatttaaaaataatgctgagaaaaagaaaaaggaCAAACtcaaaaagaaaaaagtgCAAACagataaaattttatttggaaattaa